From the genome of Cryomorphaceae bacterium:
CGCTATGGTGGGTTTTCAATGACAAAGGAAACATCCACACCGAAACCCAGGGTCAGCCTATCGGTATGGAGATTAAAGGACAGGCATTTGCCTTTAACACCCAGGATGAGATCAACAACTTCACCTTTTACAACTACACCCTCATTAACAGAGGTACGCAAACCCTGAACAATACATGGTTCGGTCAGTGGGTGGATCCCGACCTCGGAAACTCCGAAGATGATTACGTGGGTTGTGATGTACAGCGTGGATTGGGTTACTGTTACAATGGTAACAACAACGATGAAGACAACCAGGGAGCCATCGGATACGGTATTCAACCGCCTGCTGTAGGGGTTGACTTTTTTGAAGGACCCTACCAAGACTCCGATGGCATTGACAACCCCGGTCCCAATGCCGACAGTCTGCAGGCTTTTATTCCTTGCAATCAGGCAGCAGCTGGAATTGGAATTCCTTATGCCGGCCTCGGGATTGGTTATGGCGATGGAATTGTGGATAATGAGCGTTATGGAATGCGCCGTTTCGTATATCACAACCGATCAACGGGTCCGTTGGCAACACGTGACCCGCAAGTTGCTGAACACTACTACAATTACCTCAGAGGTATTTGGCGTGATGGAACACCGCTGACCTTTGGTGGTACAGGTTACAACCCTAATGACCCCAACGCGCTTACCTCTCAATACATGTTTCCCGGTGACAGTGACCCCGTTCATTGGGGTACAGGTTGTATAGATCCCGGCAACAATAACTGGACAGAAGAAGGTGAGAATAACGCCCCCGGAGACCGACGTTTCATTCAGTCTGCCGGACCCTTCACGCTGACTCCCGGTGATTACAACAATATCACCGTAGGGGTATGCTGGGCGCGAGCCACCAGTGGAGGTCCATTTGCCTCAGTGCAGCTTTTGCGCCGTGTGAATGACAAGGCTCAAGCATTGTTTGACAACTGCTTCCGAATCCTCGACGGACCGGATGCACCGGATCTTACCTGGCAGGAGCTCGACCGTGAGCTTATCCTCTACATAGACAACTCGATCCCCACATCCAATAACTACCGTGAGTTGTACGAAGAGTTTGATCCTACCATTCCGCCCTTTTCTGTTGAACTGGATGAAGACGGTCAGGAAATACCGGGAAGCGCTACCCCCAATGATCGTTATTACCGATTCCAGGGGTACAAGATATTTCAGTTGCGCAATGAGACCGTGGACGTATCAGATATTGACGATCCACAGCTTGCACGAGAGATTTTCCAGGTGGATATTCGCGACAACATCGACAAACTGATCAACTACGAACTTGATCCCATCATGGAGTTGCCTGTACCGCAGCTGATGGTGAATGGAGCCAATGAAGGTATTAAGCACTCTTTCCGTGTGACGCGTGATGCTTTTGCCTCCGGGGATGACCGACTGATTAATTTCAAACGTTACTACTTTGTGGCCATCGCCTACGGAAGTAATAAGTTTGAGACTTTTGACCCGAATCAGGGAACAGGTCAGGATACCGAATACCTCGCAGGTCGTAAGGCTGCTGTAGGTGGTATTCTCCCGATAACAGCCATTCCCCACATTCCCACGCCTACAAGCGGCGGAACTGTAGTTAATGCACCATATGGTACCAATTTCTCAATAACTCGTGTAGAGGGAGAAGGTAACGGGCGTAACATTCTTAGAATGACCCGTAAATCGGAGGAAGAAATCATGGCAGGTGAGCCGTGGCGTGTAGAAAAACTGACCTACGAACGCAATGGTGCACCCCTGAAAATAAAGGTGGTTGATCCCTTGAATGTGCGTCCCGGAAACTTCGAACTTCGTTTATTCAATGATTTCGATACCATTGTGGGAGGAGTACCGCAGTATACTTCTGTATTGGACTCAGCCCGATGGGTACTTGTGAATAAAGACAATGGAGATGAGATCTTCTCTCGACGGGGAATCGAGTTCCAAACCGAGCAAATCATCCCTGATTACGGAATCTCTATCGAGATTGAGCAGTACGAATACGATGTGAATCCAGATGGTGAGGCACGTGCCGACCTGCTTACGTGGGATGTGAGTTTCCAGAGCAACTTGCCGTGGCTCTCAGGTATCCCCGATCAAGATGGCTTTAATCTCCAGAACTGGATTATGTCGGGTACTTCCGAAGAGGATTTTGACACCGACGTTTACGGTGGTCCACCTTGTCATAGACTACTGGATGGAAACGGAAATCAGATATCAGGAGGACCTATAGACCCAGGATACTTCGACGATCTGGCTACCGTTGACGGTGAGCGTATTTTCGACGGAATTTTCAACGGTCAAATTGCCCCCTTCCGTCTGGTGCGTGCATACGACTGTGGTCCATCACCACTTACACGCGCCTCTAAAGGAGCTGAAGCAGGCCCCCCCACCCAAAAACAATCCCTCACAGATCTAGTGAGTGTGGATATCGTATTCACACCCAACAAAGACCTCTGGACAAGGGTGCCTGTTCTCGAAATGCAGTCAAATACTGCATTGGCTGAAGGTGGCGCACCCAAGCTTACTACAAGACGTTCCCCATCGGTGGATAAGAACGGAAACCCAACCCCGGCCGGCGTAACCCAGCCAAGTGATAACCCCGATGATCCTAACTTTATCCATGCAGAGGGTATGGGCTGGTTCCCCGGATATGCCATTGATGTGGAGAGCGGTGAGCGCCTGAACATGGCCTTTGGTGAAGATTCTTTCCTCGCTGCCGACAACGGTCGCGACATGCTTTGGAATCCCAGCGATAGAATCTTTGGTTTCCCCGGTGGTGAAGAAATCTTTGGTGGGCAGCACTACATTTACGTCTTTAGAAACGCAAGGAAGATTTCTGAGTCGAACAACACCATGCCGATGTACGACTATGGAAAGTACTTGCGCGACAATGTGAACACCACTTCACCTCCGCCATTGTACCGCCAGTTCTGGAGAAACTGTAACTGGATCATGGCTCCTCTTGCTACGGGCCTCACCAGCGTTCAGGAAGGTATTATTCCGGCAGAAGCCCGCCTGAGAGTTCGTGTTGCAAAGCCGTATAAGAAGTATGCTCCGCTTACAGACCTGGGGCAGATTGACTACGCGGCTGTAGGTTCTGTGTTGAATCCCATTAATCCGAACCTCCTTGAGCAAAGCCAGAATGACTGGTTCCCGATGTACGAGTTCAGCATTAATGCAGAGCAAACCATCAACAACGATGCGGAAGTACTCGAAGATGCCCTCGCGCTGATTAATGTGGTGCCGAACCCTTACCACGCATTCAACGCCTATGAGCGGACACGACTCCAAAACCTGGTGAAATTTGTGAACCTTCCTCAGGAGTGTACCATCAAAATTTACAACCTGAGCGGAACTTTGATCCGAACACTAGGTAAGGATAACCCACAAACCTTCCTGGATTGGGATATACGCAACGAAGCGCGTATTCCGGTTGCCAGCGGTGTGTACATTGTGCACGTAGATGTGCCCGGTGTGGGTGAGAAGGTTCTGAAGTGGTTCTGTGTGATGCGACCAACAGATTTGACCAATTTCTAATTTGACACTATAACCAGATACAACCGAGATGAGAATTCAGCTGAGATATGTAGCAGCATCCCTTGCGATGTTGATGTTCACTCCCGGACTTTTTGCGGGTAACGAAGACCGTGCAGGTTCTGCCGGTGCGGGTTACCTGTTGGTAAATCCCTGGGCCCGCGGTACGGGAACAGCCGGAGCACTGATGGCACGTGCCGAAGGTGTGGAGTCGGCTTACCTGAATATTGCCGGGATGAACTTCATCAACAAAACGGAGGTGGCTTTCACCCAAACCATGTACCTGCAGGGTACGGGTATCAACATCAATGCTCTGGGGCTCGCCCAGCGTATCAATGAGTCCAGTGTAATCGGGCTTACGGTGACCAACTGGAATTTCGGTAGAATTGAGCGTACCACCACCGAACTACCCGAAGGTGATGGTTCGTTCTTTTCACCCAACGTACTGGTAATCGGAGCACATTATTCGCGTGCTTTCTCGAACAGTATCTACGGGGGAATTACCGTGAATATCCTGAATGAGTCAACCGCTGAAATTCGCTCCACCGGAGTGGCCTTCGACGCGGGTATCAAGTACGTAACCGGTGAAAACGACCGTGTGAAAATTGGTATTACCCTCAAAAACGTTGGTCCTGAAATGACCTATCAGGGTGATGGTCTGTCATTTCAAGGCCAGGACCCTCTTATAGGAACTACCCTTACCGTAGAGCACCGATCTGCTCGTAATGAGTTACCTTCACTGGTAGCGCTTGGAGCTACCTATGATTTCCTGCTAGGAGCCAATCACCGCCTTACCCCGGGATTCACCTTCATCGCCAACTCCTTTACTAAAGACAACTTTTTGTTGGGTCTGGAGTACGGTTTCCGAGAGCTCTTCATCCTTCGCGGTGGTTACCACTACGAAACCGGCATTACCAACGATGCCGATCGTATGACTGTTCTCACAGGTCCCCACGCAGGTTTGAGCGTAAAGGCTCCACTTGGTAAAGGTGGTTCAAACATTTCTTTTGATTACAGTTATCGCTTCACAAGCCCATTTGGTGGCATACACGCCATTGGCGTAGTAATGGGCCTGGGTGGTTCAAGAGACTAAGCGAACATATTTCATTTAATTGTACCTTTGCGTACAGAGAAAGCCCCTACTGTGGGGTTTTCTCTTTTTTGTGTTGAATTCAATACCACACTACCATGTCTGATATCAGATACTACACCGAAGAGGGATTGCAGAAACTCAAGGAAGAGTTGCATCAACTTCGTACGGTTGAACGGCCGAAAATATCTCAGCAGATTGCCGACGCCCGTGATAAAGGCGACTTGTCTGAAAATGCTGAATACGACGCGGCAAAGGAAGCTCAAGGACACCTCGAAGCCAAGATTGCCAAAATGGAAGAACTTGTAGCCAATGCCCGATTGATTGACGAATCGCAGATCGACAATAGCAAAGCCTTCATTCTTTCCAAGGTAAAAATTAAAAACCTCGGCAACAATGCCGTACTCGAATATACCCTTGTGGCTGAGAATGAAGCCAACCTGGCGGCCAAGAAGATTTCGGTTGATTCGCCCATCGGCAAAAGCCTGCTCGGTAAAGCCGTAGGTGATGTGGTAGAAGTAAAGATTCCCGCCGGAGTTGCGAAATTTGAAATCGTCGAAATCTCACGCTGAGATGGCTAGCATTTTCACCAAAATCATCAACCGTGAAATTCCCGGTTATATTGTAGCCGAGAATGATGATTTCATTGCCTTTCTCGATGTGTTTCCGCTAGCCAAAGGCCACACTCTTGTGGTGCCAAAAAAAGAAGTGGATTACATCTTTGATCTTGAAGACGACCTGCTCTCCGGGTTGCATTTATTTGCCAGGAAAGTGGCAATCCAAATTGAGAAAGCCGTGCCGTGCAAACGCATAGGCATGGCGGTGATTGGCCTCGAAGTGCCCCATACACACATCCACCTTTTGCCACTTCAGTCGGTGGAAGACATCAACTTTGCCCGACCAAAGCTCAAATTTTCGGAGCAGGAAATGGAAGAAGTAGCGCGCGCCATCAGAGAGGCCTGATCCCCTTATTGTGTAATTTCTTTCCCCTCCCATCCTGAATCGGCAACACGAAATTCGGGTATGCAGTTTCGTATGGATGTATTGTGGTTTAGGCACAGAATTTGTGCGTTTTACATCCGCTGAACCAGGTTTCAGCAGATTAAACAACGTTCTTCATATTATTCACTAAAAAACACAAGCATGAGAATAGCCTCAGAACTATTGTCAGCTTTTGTTTGTATGGCCCTGGTTTGCAGCACGGCTACAATTTTTGGCCAATCAGGCCAAGAGGAGAATCCCGGTAAAAACAATCATCCGCGCTCTGCGGGATGTGCCCCGGCGGTTCAGATTACCGAAATGGCATTCAACAATGTCCGCGCACTCATCGAGGTTCCGGGCACCATGTGGCTCGACCGGCCGCGCGGAACGTCAGCCTATTTTGTGCCCAAACCACCCGATGGCGAAAGAGGTCCTACGGCCTTGTCGTCAGGCTCGCTTTGGTTGGGTGGAGTAGATGCCGGCGGAAACCTCAAACTCGCCGCTATGCTACAGCGCCAAAGGGGTAACGACTACTGGGCAGGGCCGCTCACTACCGACGGCTCAGCCACTATTCTTCCCGGTGAATGCGTTAAATACGACAGGCATTTTTACATCAGTCGCCAAATGGTTGAGCTGCACCGCCTGTACTTTCAGCGGCTCGCCTATGACCAGGAGCACGGCACCGAAACCGTAAACGATCCGCCCTTTCACGAAGAACCCTATCAAATTCCCGAAGAAATTCTCAACTGGCCCGCCCACGGCGACGTCGGGCTGGGACAGGATTTTTACCTCGCTCCATTTATAGACAACCCCGACGGTACAGGAACCGCGGGCTTGTACGAGCCGGAATTGGGCGATTACCCCTGGTACGACCTCGAGCAAAGCGAAGAGGATTGTCTCAACCGCAACCGCACTTCCCCCATACCGCTCTATGGCGACCATACCCTATGGTGGGTGTTTAATGACAAGGGAAACATCCACACAGAAAGCGAGGGGCAGCCCATCGGGATGGAAATCAGGGCGCAGGCCTTTGCTTTTAACACACTCGACGAGATTAATAATTTCACTTTCTACAACTACACGTTGGTAAATCGCAGCACGCAAACTTTATACAATACATGGTTTGCCAAATGGGTGAACCCAGCACTCGGAAACCCTGATGACGATTATATAGGTTGCGATGTGCAGCGTGGAATGGGCTATTGTTACAACGGCAACAACAACGACGAAGACAACGCCGGAAACATTGGTTATGGAGTACAACCCCCAGCTGTTGGAATTGATTTCTTTGAAGGCCCTTACCAGGATGCCGACGGCACAGATAACCCGGGCCCCAATAGCTTTGACCCCACAAGCGCAATACCGTGCGAAGAGGCCCTTGCAGGAGCCGGAATTCCTTATGCAGGACTCGGTATAGGTTATGGTGATGGCATTGTGGACAACGAGCGCTTTGGAATGCGTCGTTTTATCTCACACAATATTGGCACCGGTTCATCCGCCACCCAAGGCCCGGTTACGGCTGAGCATTATTACAACATGATGCGCGGACTATGGAGAGATGGTTCACCCATTTTGTTTGGTGGCTCGGGTCACGAATCGGGTGGCATACCGGCCCACTACATGTTTCCGGGAAACAGCGACCCGCTTCACTGGGGCACCGGATGTATGGATCCTCAAAATGAAAACTGGACCGAGATGACCGAAAACAATGCACCGGGTAACAGAAGGTTTATTCAGTCTGCTGGGCCGTTTACACTTGCCCCGGGAGACTACAACAACGTAACCCTTGGAGTATGTTGGGCGCGCGCCAATTCTGGAGGCCCTCTTGCATCGGTTGAGCTGCTTCGATTGGTGGATGACAAGGCGCAGGCCTTGTTCGACAATTGTTTCCGAATTCTGAATGGCCCCGATGCCCCGGAACTCACCTGTCAGGAACTTGACCGCGAAATCATTTTGTACTTAGACAATCCGGTGCCTTCTTCCAATAACTACCGGGAAATGTACAAAGAGCTCGACCCAACCATACCGGCTTTTTCATTTGAGCTCGATAGCATGGGGCAGGCAATTCCGGATAGCAAAACGCCCAACGACACGTATTACCGCTTTCAGGGATATCGGATTTTTCAGCTTCGCGATGAAAACGTGAGCGTAGCTGACCTCGGCAACCCGCAGCTTGCACGCGAAATTTTTCAGGTTGATGTGAAAGACAACGTAGATAAGCTCATCAACTACGAACTCGATCCCGACATGCTGTTGCCCGTGCCGAAACTTATGGTGCAGGGAGCTAACGAAGGTATTCGTCATTCGTTTCGCGTAACCCACGATGCTTTTGCCTCCGGTGATGACAGGCTGGTTAACTTCAAGCGCTATTACTTTGTAGCCATTGCCTATGCCAGCAACCAGTTTGCCTCATTCGATCCAATGCTCGGAACAGGGCAGAGCACAGAATACCTCGCGGGCCGCAAAAGCACTACAGGTGGAGTATTTCCCATTACCTGCATTCCGCATATTCCCTCGCCAACAGCAGGAGGAACAGTGGTGAACGCACCTTTCGGCACGCGGTTTTCGCTTACGCGGATTGAGGGCGAAGGTAACGGGGGAAACATCCTTGAGCTAACCAAAAGCTCCGAAGAAGAGATTATGGCCGGAGAGCCGTGGCGCGTTGAAAGGCTTACCTATACCCGAAATGGTTCGCCGGTGCACATCAAAGTGGTGGATCCGCTTAACGTAAGACCAGGTAATTTTGAATTACGCATGTTCAATGAGTTCAACGAAATCGTTGGAGGTGTGCCGCAATACACTTCTGTAATTGATTCTGCACGGTGGGTGTTGGTAAACAAAGACATTGGAGAAGAGATCTTCTCCCGACGAGGCATTGAGTTTCAAACAGAACAGATTATTCCCGAGTACGGGATCTCCATCGATATGCACCAATACCAATATGACGTGAACGAAGACGGAGAACCACGTGCAGATTTGTTAACCTGGGATATCAGCTTTGAAAACAACCTACCGTGGCTTTCCGGAATACCCGACACCGACGATTTTACCCTGCAAAACTGGATTATGTCGGGAACAGGTCAAGAAGTATTTGATACTGCAGCTTACGGCGGAATGCCCTGTTTCCGATTGCTCGACGCTAACGGGGTTCAGATTCCGGGTGGCCCCATTGACCCCGGGTTTTTTGATGATCTTGCCACCATTGACGGCGATCGTATCTACAACGGTATTTTCAATGGTCAAATAGCTCCGTTCAGATTGGTCCGACCTTATGATTGCGGCCCTTCGCCATTGGTCGAAGCAACAAAGCCTTCTGAGTTAATAGATCAACCGGGCGTACAGCAGTCGCTCACAGAACTTGTGAGTATAGACCTTGTGTTTACACCCAACAAAGATCTCTGGACGCGTGTCCCGGTGCTTGAAATGCAATCCAACCCTGCACTGGCCGAGGGTGGAGCGCCCAAGCTAACAACGCGCCGTTCTCCGTCAGTTGATAAGAATGGGAACCCAACTCCTGCAGGAGTTACTCAACCCAGTGATAACCCCGGGGATCCGAACTTCATTCACGCAGAAGGAATGGGGTGGTTTCCGGGTTACGCGATTGATATTGAGAGTGGAGAGCGTCTGAACATGGCCTTTGGTGAGGATTCGTTCCTGGCAGACGACAACGGTCGCGATATGCTTTGGAATCCGAGTGACCGAATCTACGGCTTCCCGGGCGGGGAAGAAATCTTCGGTGCGCAGCACTACATCTATGTGTTCAGAAACGCGAGGAAGCTTTCGGAGGCGAACAACACCATGCCGATGTACGACTACGGAAAATTCCTCCGCGAAAATCTCAATTTTACCGTGCAGCCCTTTTACCGCCGTTTGTGGAGAAACTGTAGCTGGATTATGGCTCCGCTTGCTGCGGGCTTAAAGAGCGTAGAAGAAGGGCTGGTTCCCGCCGAAGCCCGCCTGCGTATAAGGGTTGCCAAACCTTACAGGAAGTATGCGCCCCTTACTGAGCTTGGCGAGTTGAACTACGCAACTCTGGGGTCGGTGCTCAATCCGCTGAACCCGAACTTGCTCGGGCAAAGCCAAAATGACTGGTACCCGATGTATGAGTTCAGCATCGAAAGTGAACAAACCATTCACAACGATGCAGACGCGCTTGAGGAAGCTCTTGCGCTCATCAATGTGGTTCCGAACCCCTACCACGCCTTTAATGCCTACGAGCGAAATCGTGTGGAGAACCTGGTGAAGTTCGTGAACCTGCCGCAGGAGTGTACCATCAAAATCTACAACCTGAGTGGTACGCTGGTGAGAACGCTGGGCAAAGACAACCCGCAAACTTTCCTCGACTGGGATATTCGCAACGAAGCGCGTATCCCACTGGCGAGTGGGGTTTATATCATCCATGTGGATGTGCCGGGCGTCGGCGAACGCGTGCTCAAATGGTTTTGCGTGATGCGCCCCTTGGATTTGACCAGCTTTTAGGTTAGTAACGGGAGGGAAGCTGCGGCTCAGCCAATCTTCCTTCCCGGATTTTTTCCCAAAAAACTCTTCCAGCTTCCGTAGTTGGTGCCGCTTTGGGTTTGACCCCGGTTAAAATAGTGACACACCGCTGCAGCCACACCGTCGGTAGCGTCGAGATTTTTGGGCAGGGTTTTGATATCGAGCAGCGACTGCAACATGGCGGCCACCTGCTCCTTGGAGGCATTTCCGTTGCCGGTGATGGCCTGCTTGATTTTTTTGGGAGCGTACTCGGTATAGGGAATCTCACGAGCCATGGCTGCTGCGATGGCCACCCCTTGCGCGCGCCCCAGTTTGAGCATGCTCTGCACATTTTTGCCGTAAAAAGGAGCTTCAATGGCCATAGAGTCCGGCATATAGGCCTCGAGCAATTCCACCACGTGCTGCTGAATGGCGCGCAGCTTAAGACCGTGGTCGTCCAGTTTGGTGAGCGAAAAATTGCCCATGCAAACCAGTTTCATCTTGCTGCCTCTGCAGTCAATAATACCGTAGCCCAGAATGGTGGTTCCGGGGTCAATGCCGAGAATAATCTGCTCTTTTGGGGCCGTCATGCTGTGTTGCCAAAGGTAACGAATCCGCGCTCGTACCACCGTCGCGAGATTGTGCGGATTTTTCACACCTTTAGCCATGCTTTGGCACCATGTACTCATTTTCTTCCTGCTACTCACCACGCTGGGTTATGGGGTGATGCTGTTGCTGTCGGCCAGGGCTTTGCGGGTTCTTTCTGCGCAAAAAGCCCCGTGTGGTGAAATACCTGCCGTAAAAACGGGCTTCAGCATAGTCATCCCTTTTAGGAATGAAGCCACAAACCTCCCTGCGCTGCTGGCCGATTTGCAACAACAAGAGGGCTCGCTTCCACCCCACGAAGTCATTTGGGTGAACGATCACTCGGAGGATGATTCATTGACAGTACTGCAACGTTCCGCCGGCCCCGAACATCGCGTGCTGAGTTTGACGGATTCCGCCGGAAAAAAAGCCGCGCTTCGAAAGGGCATTGAGCTATCGCGGTTTCCGGGGATAATTACCCTTGACGCTGATTGCCGCCTTCAACCGGATTGGCTCAACGGGCTCGCTGCTGCCTGGTATCATCAAAACCCCGATATGTTGATTCTTCCCCTCGAATTGGCTCCGGAAAGGGGCGTGTTGCAGGCTTTTCAGCGCATAGAACACCGCGCCGTGCAAGGTCTCACTTTTGGGCTTGCAGGTATGGGCTACCCTGTTTTGTGCAACGGGGCCAACCTGGCGTTTAGCAAAGAAACTTTTCTGGAAGCCGGGGGCTACGACGACCATCTGGAGCACGCTTCGGGCGATGATGTTTTTTTGCTTCACCGCTTTAAATCGCTGGGGAAGAACATTGCAATTTGCTGGAAGAGAAGTGCCCTGGCCTTCACCAATCCAACCAATGACCTGGCTTCGTTTCTGAACCAGCGTCTGCGCTGGGCGGGCAAATCGCGCGCCTATCGGGATACCGACACCATTTCATCAGGACTTGTGCTTGTCCTTCCCTCGCTGTGTTGGTTGGCTGCGTTGATAGCGGGTGTGCACGCGGCGTGGCTTGTGGCTGTGCTTATTGCTCGTTCCATTGCCGACGTCGTGTTGATAAAAAACACCGCACCCGTAATCGGAGTAAGCCCTAATCTGTGGAAATTAGCCCTGTTTTCGGTGGTGTACATGATGTATTCACCGGTGATGGCCTTGATGAGCCTGATTGTAAAACCCACATGGAAAGGGAGAAAAGTATAAAAATTCAATCACCCGGCGGTGCACATTCGCTCGGACAGTTGGCCATGCGCAGGCTCAAACGAAACAGGCTGGCTGTAGCAGGTGTGGCTATTATTGCGCTGGCAGCCCTCATTTCTGTTCTCGGCTCGTGGCTACGACCGGATGCATCGGTGAATGCCAACGAACAAATGCTGCAGATTGCCCGGCAGAAACCCGGATTCTCTGTAGATGTAGCCCTGATTACCCGAAACACAGAGATAGAGAGTACACCCTTTTGGAGGCGTCTTTTTCTCGGCGGGAAGGTTTCGGCCACCAAGGCTTACCCTATTCACAGCTACTTTTTTGAGGACGACGAACTCGTGATAGAGGAGTACAACGGCCGCAACAAAGAAATCCGCGGAAGAGAGATGCGCTTTCATCTCGCCGATGTGGTTTGGCCGCTGGCAGATCAGGATGTTCGCACTGAAGCAGACGGAACCATCATCGCCACAGCAGTGGATGGTTCCCAACACCGGGCACTCAAAGGAGATCTGCAGGCCCAAATTGAGGCTTCCATGCTCACGCGTCGTACCTATTGGCTGGGCACAGACAAGTTTGGGCGGGATTTGCTGAGCCGGCTCATGGGTGGCACATTTGTTTCACTCAGCGTGGGTTTGATATCAGTGCTGATTTCACTCGTTATCGGCATATCGCTGGGCGCTGTGGCGGGTTATTTCCGGGGCTGGGTGGACGAGCTGATTATGTGGTTGATCAACGTGATGTGGTCGGTGCCGACCTTGCTGCTGGTGATGGCCATTACGCTGGCGCTCGGTAAGGGTTTTGTGCAGGTTTTTATCGCCGTTGGGCTTACCATGTGGGTGGAGGTTGCCCGCGTGGTTCGCGGACAGGTGATCAGCCTGCGTGAGCAGGAGTTTGTAGAAGCCGGACACGCACTTGGGTTTCGCGCACCGCGCATCATAGGAC
Proteins encoded in this window:
- a CDS encoding DUF3308 domain-containing protein produces the protein MRIQLRYVAASLAMLMFTPGLFAGNEDRAGSAGAGYLLVNPWARGTGTAGALMARAEGVESAYLNIAGMNFINKTEVAFTQTMYLQGTGININALGLAQRINESSVIGLTVTNWNFGRIERTTTELPEGDGSFFSPNVLVIGAHYSRAFSNSIYGGITVNILNESTAEIRSTGVAFDAGIKYVTGENDRVKIGITLKNVGPEMTYQGDGLSFQGQDPLIGTTLTVEHRSARNELPSLVALGATYDFLLGANHRLTPGFTFIANSFTKDNFLLGLEYGFRELFILRGGYHYETGITNDADRMTVLTGPHAGLSVKAPLGKGGSNISFDYSYRFTSPFGGIHAIGVVMGLGGSRD
- a CDS encoding T9SS C-terminal target domain-containing protein; this encodes MQSSTTTMIRTVRLFSAFVCTALVCTVASAKGPDNAKNNAGKSDGGSKAAGCAPAVRITEMAFNNVRTLIEVPGFKWMDRPRGQAAYFVPRPPDDERGPSSIFAGALWMGGVDPAGNLKLAGMQFRQRGNDYWGGPLTTDGSASIIPSECARYDRHFYITREMVELHRLYFQRVAFDAENGTSTVLDPPFDEQPYSIPEEIMTWPAHGDVGLGQDFYLAPFEDNPFGGGTPGLYEPELGDYPWYDLDQTEDDCLNRNRTAPIPLFGDQTLWWVFNDKGNIHTETQGQPIGMEIKGQAFAFNTQDEINNFTFYNYTLINRGTQTLNNTWFGQWVDPDLGNSEDDYVGCDVQRGLGYCYNGNNNDEDNQGAIGYGIQPPAVGVDFFEGPYQDSDGIDNPGPNADSLQAFIPCNQAAAGIGIPYAGLGIGYGDGIVDNERYGMRRFVYHNRSTGPLATRDPQVAEHYYNYLRGIWRDGTPLTFGGTGYNPNDPNALTSQYMFPGDSDPVHWGTGCIDPGNNNWTEEGENNAPGDRRFIQSAGPFTLTPGDYNNITVGVCWARATSGGPFASVQLLRRVNDKAQALFDNCFRILDGPDAPDLTWQELDRELILYIDNSIPTSNNYRELYEEFDPTIPPFSVELDEDGQEIPGSATPNDRYYRFQGYKIFQLRNETVDVSDIDDPQLAREIFQVDIRDNIDKLINYELDPIMELPVPQLMVNGANEGIKHSFRVTRDAFASGDDRLINFKRYYFVAIAYGSNKFETFDPNQGTGQDTEYLAGRKAAVGGILPITAIPHIPTPTSGGTVVNAPYGTNFSITRVEGEGNGRNILRMTRKSEEEIMAGEPWRVEKLTYERNGAPLKIKVVDPLNVRPGNFELRLFNDFDTIVGGVPQYTSVLDSARWVLVNKDNGDEIFSRRGIEFQTEQIIPDYGISIEIEQYEYDVNPDGEARADLLTWDVSFQSNLPWLSGIPDQDGFNLQNWIMSGTSEEDFDTDVYGGPPCHRLLDGNGNQISGGPIDPGYFDDLATVDGERIFDGIFNGQIAPFRLVRAYDCGPSPLTRASKGAEAGPPTQKQSLTDLVSVDIVFTPNKDLWTRVPVLEMQSNTALAEGGAPKLTTRRSPSVDKNGNPTPAGVTQPSDNPDDPNFIHAEGMGWFPGYAIDVESGERLNMAFGEDSFLAADNGRDMLWNPSDRIFGFPGGEEIFGGQHYIYVFRNARKISESNNTMPMYDYGKYLRDNVNTTSPPPLYRQFWRNCNWIMAPLATGLTSVQEGIIPAEARLRVRVAKPYKKYAPLTDLGQIDYAAVGSVLNPINPNLLEQSQNDWFPMYEFSINAEQTINNDAEVLEDALALINVVPNPYHAFNAYERTRLQNLVKFVNLPQECTIKIYNLSGTLIRTLGKDNPQTFLDWDIRNEARIPVASGVYIVHVDVPGVGEKVLKWFCVMRPTDLTNF
- the greA gene encoding transcription elongation factor GreA, coding for MSDIRYYTEEGLQKLKEELHQLRTVERPKISQQIADARDKGDLSENAEYDAAKEAQGHLEAKIAKMEELVANARLIDESQIDNSKAFILSKVKIKNLGNNAVLEYTLVAENEANLAAKKISVDSPIGKSLLGKAVGDVVEVKIPAGVAKFEIVEISR
- a CDS encoding HIT family protein, with translation MASIFTKIINREIPGYIVAENDDFIAFLDVFPLAKGHTLVVPKKEVDYIFDLEDDLLSGLHLFARKVAIQIEKAVPCKRIGMAVIGLEVPHTHIHLLPLQSVEDINFARPKLKFSEQEMEEVARAIREA